ATAAAGCCTGAAACGCCAACTAATTTCGTCTGGTATAAAAGCAAAACCTTCATAGCTATCGTAATTCCCATAAGAAGATGGTTCTGGAAGGTGTACCCCAAGAATACTTATATTAGTTCGTGCAAAACTTGGTGGGCGCAACTGCACTTTATAAATCAATGCTGTTCCCTTTGAATTTGTAAGCTTTTTATCAATTGGATCCAATACCATACTACAAGGCAAAGTTGTTGCATTTGTTTGTATAGGAGAAATGACCAAAGTTAAGATAATAAATATGCCCAAAACAATTTGTTTCATACCAACACCTCTTACAATTATTTTGGTTATTTTACCCACATTATGATCTAAATATAGATAGTCCTTATTCAAGTAACCTGCCTCTCTAGTTGCATAAGAAAAGGAGCTGCTGAACAGCTCCTGGTAATAAAGTTTAAAGCACCTTATTTTGTTTAAGTACAAATCTTCACAATCTCCCGAGTAGCATTAACATAAATATCCATTTAAAACTCACCTCAAAGAACTAAAGGTGAGGTGATATGAATTCAACCAAGCTTTACATAATCCCCTACTTTAATTTGATTCTTTTCAAACCATCCAAGATTCACTTCAATTGCATAATTATATGATATTTCTGGATCATAGGTAGGGCATATATACTCTTTACAAGGCTCCATATCAAGTATTTTCAGAATTTCCCCAGCTGAGTCAAGAAAAGCAATAGATAAAGGAATTAAAGTGTTTTTCATCCAAAATCCACCATATATTTCTTCTGAAAACACAAATAACATCCCCTCATTTTCGGGTAATTTCCCAACAAACATTAAGCCCTTTTCTCTTTTTCTTTGAGTATCTGCAACTTGAACGGTTAATCTAATTTCCTTGTTTCCACTAAGTATCTTTATCATTCTTGTTTTCATTCTATTTTTCATGTTCACTCACCTTCGAGTATTATTATAAGCAGGAAAGAAATTTGATGTTTTTTAAAAGAAGTTCATGAGATTGAAATTTTCTTTTTTCGAAAAAACGTCTATTCCCTAATAATAAAAAGGAAGAAAGTTGGAGATAAAAATAGATGAAAAAAATAACTAAGCAAGCTCCACTTTCACTTCTAATACTTATTCCATGTTCTCGAATTTAATACTTTTTTTTCAATAAACACAGAAACTATATATAAAAACACAGGTGTGTTTTGGAAGATATCATGAACTTAAAAACATTACTTTTAGTAGTTTCCCCCCTCTTCTTCCAATCTGAAATGAATTGAGCAAAACCTGCTGTCCATGTAAGACCTGGAAGGACTGAGTTAACGGTTACTCCAGTTCCTTTAGTAATATCCGGCAAGTCCACGGGAAAGTGTTATTAAAGGAGTCTTAGAGGCACCCTTAAGGAACCAGTTCGGGGTATGCACGCTATATAAAATATATCTTTATAACATTCCTCTGCCACAGTTAAATTGGGTAGGTTCTTTTGTTTGAATGTCGATTTTATGTATTATGTTAAATGTTCTAGCTTTACGTTTTAAGACTTCAGCTTTAAAGGTTCTTTTCTTATTTGACTTTTCTCATAGGGGATGGCCTCACCATGAGCGCCAATAAGGACCCTTTTAAAAACCCTCCCCATTTAGCACCTTTCATAAGGCCCATCCTAGGGCCTGTACAACTGTACTACGTAACGTCATACGGTATCAGCAAGGCTACTATATAGGGGGGATTTGGACAATTGGATTGGAATAGTATATTATATGTTCAATATTCCAATTAGTGTAGAAAAGTAATAAATATCAGCATCAGCCCCTTATACCCTACCACGCACACCCTCTTACCCAACCCATGTTGGGAAACAACGCCGAAAGACCTAAGGACGACCTACCGGGAACCTTGATTTCTCGCAGGGTATTTATGACTCCGAAAGGCTGTGTGCTAGATTTAGAAAGCAGTAATAATCTAATGATAGACAAAGAATGGCCCGCATTTCTTTACATAATGAATGCTGACCCTGGTTTTTTAAAGAAAATCCTCTGAATGAGAGTCCTTCTTTAAAGCATTTTATTGATTCTTCTCATAAAATCTTCCATAACGGTGGATAATTTCCCCTTAGCTTCCTTCATCGAGCTTCCTTGAACACCGAAATAAAATTTAACTTTAGGTTCCGTTCCGGAAGGTCGTAAACATACCCATGTGCCATCATCAAGAAAGTATTTTAATACGTTGGATTTTGGGAGCTTGATGGCCTCTTCCCTATTTGACGCAAACATGTATTTTTTCCTGCTGAGATAATCCTCTCGAACCACTACTTTATGACCAGATATTTGCTCTGGTGGATTTTCACGGAATTCATTAAGGATCGCTTGAATTTGTCTGGCACCTTCAATTCCTTTTAAAGTTAACGATCGTAAATCTTCCAAGTAATAGCCATATTTCTCAAAAACATGCAGTAAACCTTCGTACATCGTTTTGCCTTGCTTTTTATAATAGGCACAAACTTCCACTGCCAGAATAGTCGCCTGTATGGCATCCTTATCTCGTGCAAAGTCTTTGATTAGATATCCATAGCTTTCTTCATAGCCAAACAGGAAAGAATGTTCTCCACTTGTGTGGTATTCATGGATCTTTTCAGCAATGAATTTAAATCCAGTTAAAACATCTACCGTTTTCAAACCATTTTGATCAGAAATCGCGCGTCCTATTTCTGAAGTCACAATGGTCTTTAATACCACTCCATTTTCTGGAAGAGTCCCTTTCTTTTGTTTTTGTGAAATTAAATAATCCAAAAAGAGAGCGCCTGTTTGGTTTCCTGTTAATACGACATAATTTCCAGCATTATTTTTCACGCTAATTCCGAGCCTATCCGCATCCGGATCGGTGGCAATCAATAAATCAGCGTCGACACGGTTTCCAAGCGCGATGGCCAATTCAAAAGCAGCATGTTCCTCTGGATTAGGCGATTTAACAGTAGGAAAGTTAGCATCGGGCATTTCCTGTTCTTTAACAATATGGACATTTCGATATCCTAGATCATGCAAAGCACGTTTTACTGATTTATTGGCTGTACCATGAAGCGGTGTAAACACGAGCTTTACATCGATTTCATTTGCTAACTTTGGATCTTCCGGAATAGTGAGCAAATGCTCATTATAAGCAGTATCCAGCTCTTCCCCAATGATTTGAATGAGCCCTCTGTCTTTTAGGATTTCTTCTTCCTCCACTACAATGGAAAGCTCACTTTCAATCGTGTTCACGTAATTAATGACTTGATCCGCCGCTACAGGAGGTAGCTGTGCACCGTCTGATCCGTACACTTTATACCCATTATATTCAGGCGGATTATGGCTTGCTGTAATGACGATACCGGCAAATGCACTCAGCTTACGTACGGAAAAAGAGAGCT
The DNA window shown above is from Peribacillus sp. FSL P2-0133 and carries:
- a CDS encoding DUF192 domain-containing protein; translated protein: MKNRMKTRMIKILSGNKEIRLTVQVADTQRKREKGLMFVGKLPENEGMLFVFSEEIYGGFWMKNTLIPLSIAFLDSAGEILKILDMEPCKEYICPTYDPEISYNYAIEVNLGWFEKNQIKVGDYVKLG
- a CDS encoding phospho-sugar mutase, with the translated sequence MDWKSLYTIWTSYRNLDNEMRLMLEEMKDDQIALEDAFYKNLEFGTGGMRGEIGPGTNRMNIYTVRKATVGLAEYIQSFGNEAKSRGVVIAYDSRHKSPEFALEAAKTLATKGIKAYLFDELRPTPQLSFSVRKLSAFAGIVITASHNPPEYNGYKVYGSDGAQLPPVAADQVINYVNTIESELSIVVEEEEILKDRGLIQIIGEELDTAYNEHLLTIPEDPKLANEIDVKLVFTPLHGTANKSVKRALHDLGYRNVHIVKEQEMPDANFPTVKSPNPEEHAAFELAIALGNRVDADLLIATDPDADRLGISVKNNAGNYVVLTGNQTGALFLDYLISQKQKKGTLPENGVVLKTIVTSEIGRAISDQNGLKTVDVLTGFKFIAEKIHEYHTSGEHSFLFGYEESYGYLIKDFARDKDAIQATILAVEVCAYYKKQGKTMYEGLLHVFEKYGYYLEDLRSLTLKGIEGARQIQAILNEFRENPPEQISGHKVVVREDYLSRKKYMFASNREEAIKLPKSNVLKYFLDDGTWVCLRPSGTEPKVKFYFGVQGSSMKEAKGKLSTVMEDFMRRINKML